Proteins from a genomic interval of Quercus robur chromosome 9, dhQueRobu3.1, whole genome shotgun sequence:
- the LOC126699811 gene encoding uncharacterized protein LOC126699811 — MLDVLYKATKYMNAKDALLAHEEKPKKRERQKEVRQEKGQKMARTGDRMEDRRSKPPTGRFTNFTPPNTPIDQVLMRIKDERALTFPGKLKRDLNKRSRDKDCHFHYDHGHNTSECYDLKQQIEALIRQGKLQRFVSKEGTKQSQGLLTWRENEHSRPPLGDIRMIVGGSTASNSSKKARKTYLQMVQNVQPTGYVPKMAQIDNPVIGFMEEDARCFHHPHDDALVVSICVEDYNTHWVLVDNKNSADILYYPAFQQMRIERKRLIPTDAPLVGFGGTRVHPL; from the coding sequence ATGTTAGATGTACTCTACAAGGCTACTAAGTACATGAATGCGAAAGATGCACTGCTAGCTCACGAGGAGAAGcctaaaaagagagaaagacagAAGGAAGTCCGGCAGGAAAAAGGGCAAAAGATGGCCAGAACAGGAGATAGAATGGAGGACAGACGCTCCAAGCCCCCTACAGGAAGGTTCACGAACTTCACCCCACCGAACACCCCGATTGATCAAGTACTGATGCGAATCAAGGACGAAAGGGCTTTGACATTCCCTGGCAAGTTGAAGAGAGATCTCAACAAAAGGTCTAGGGATAAGGACTGCCATTTCCACTATGATCACGGCCACAACACGTCAGAATGCTATGATTTGAAGCAGCAGATAGAAGCTCTCATCAGGCAAGGGAAGCTACAAAGATTCGTTAGTAAGGAAGGGACAAAGCAATCCCAAGGACTGCTCACCTGGAGAGAAAACGAGCACTCTAGGCCACCCTTGggagacataaggatgattgtGGGGGGCAGTACGGCTTCTAATTCTTCCAAGAAGGCACGCAAGACATACCTACAAATGGTTCAAAACGTCCAGCCGACGGGGTACGTCCCAAAGATGGCACAAATCGACAACCCTGTAATTGGATTCATGGAGGAAGATGCCCGATGTTTCCATCACCCACATGACGATGCGCTTGTAGTCAGCATATGTGTAGAAGATTATAATACCCACTGGGTCCTTGTGGACAACAAGAACTCTGCTGATATCCTATATTATCCAGCATTTCAGCAAATGAGAATAGAGAGAAAACGGTTAATTCCTACCGACGCACCACTTGTAGGATTTGGAGGAACAAGGGTGCATCCCCTATGA